The genomic DNA gGTGCATGTGTAGGAGTACATGTACGCACTCCCACCCTACACCAGTAGCACATGGAGAATAAAGTAAACAGCACTCCCACCCTACACCAGTAGCACATGGAGAATAAAGTAAACAGCACTCCCACCCTACACCAGTAGCACATGGAgaataaagtaaacaaaataatcttttttgtttgtttgttttgtttttcttttttaagatttatttattaagcataccatgttctgcctgcacgccagaagagggcaccagatcttactatagatggtcgtgagccaccatgtggttgctgggaattgaactcaggacctttggaagagcaggcagtgctcttaacctctgagccatctctccagcccccccccccctttttttttttttttttggtttttcaagacagggtttctctgtgtagccttggctgtcctggacttgctttgtagaccaggctggccttgaactcacagcgatccgcctgcctttgcctcccgagtgctgggattaaaggcgtgtgccaccatgcctggcacaaaataatcttttaatGCATGACCAATGCATGGAAGAGTAAGTCTTGGAAATGGGggtatgagaaaataaaaatataatctttcaAACTATATTGACTCAACTTCTCTTTTTATGAAATAAGCAATAAGATGAGATCAAGAGGGTTGAGATGTGTTTAAGGAGGTAGCATGCTTGCCTAGGGTGGAtgcagctctgggttcagtctctagCATGTCATAGACTGGATATGGTAGTACATGACTATGGCCctaggaaggtggaggcaggaagatcatgagttcaaagtcattatCCACTGCATGACAAGTACAAACCTAGCTTGGGTCACACGCGCTATGCCTCTAAATTAAATGAATAACTTAggggctcagtggggaaagtgctTGTTATGCAAGTGTAAAAACATGAGTTCAGATTTCCAGAACCCATACAAAGCTGGTCATAGACATCTGTCATCCCAGACTCTGAagtgaggtgggggctggagacagggGAATCTCTGATGCTTGCAGGCTGGGAGAGTGCACAGTGgtgaaacaataaaacaacccTTTCTCACAGAACTGAAACAGAAAGATGAACACAgaggttgtcctcagacctcctcAGAGgaatgtacaaacacacacatacatacagacacatcacacatgcacatcctACACACGTGCATGAAGAAATAGGGAATAGTTATTTAAAATAGTTACAGAATAAAATGGAATAATTCATATTTCTACAATAACTCATACTGTgtttatagcaaaaaaaaaatgtgtgcgagagagagagagagagagagagagagagagagagagagagagagagagttacaggTTCTTCCACGTGAATCtgagttctttctttattttctagggCTATTTTGAAGACCATCGCTCTGGGCCAGATGCTGTCCTTGTGCATATGTGGTACGGCCATCACCAGCCAGTACTTGGCAGAAAAGTACCAAGTGAACACGCCCATGCTCCAGAGTTTCATTAACtactgcttgctcttcctggtttacacagtgatgCTGGCATTTCAGTCTGGTATGTCAAGTGTGAGGTCATCCGGCCCATACATTTCTgtggcattcattcattcattctatctttctttctaaaccctttttgcatgtgtatgtggggtgtgtgtgtgtgtgtgtgtgtgtgtgtgtgtgcacgcacatgcaacCTAAACTGACTAAGAAGGTTCAATACCTCCATTTCTATCATTTAAAATGAATACTATGCTTATTCCCTTAAGGGAATCAGTGTTGTTCCAATGTGGCAAGATTAATAAAtaatcctttcttctctttttcttttgtgtggtacTAGGGATTGCATTTAGTGTTGTTTCCAAACCTCTCTTTATCttctaagattcatttatttattacatgtgtgtctatgtccaTGTGAgcccacatatgcatgtgtattggGGGatgcacagaggctagaagaaagcATCGGGTGTTCTCTCCCAATACTCTCCTGCTTTTGAGTCAGGAGCTTTCCCTGAACTGTATTTTCAAGCCCCAGAGATCCCCTTGACTTCACCTGCCGTGGAGTTGAGGTTACAGGCACGTGTGCAGAATGCTGGCTTCTTCTTCCATAGGTGCTGagatctccttttcttttttttttaattccctttgCAGCCTGAtggcaggcccctccctcctctcctcccgctCCAACCTTCACACCCCTCCCTCATTTCTCGTCCTCTTATCCCCGTGATTGTACAGCAAGCgctaaacactgagccatctctctagccctgtgtaAAACTTCACAGAGTTGTTGTGAACAACTTAGCAAGTTGTTCTTGAACTTTTAactttcttgcctcagcttcctgtgtaGGTGGGATTATAGCCGCCAGAGCTGCCTATTAACACTGTTATCACTGTAGGAAATAGACGCTGTTTGTGAGAATGGAGAAATGCATCAGGGTACCGTAGTTGGCAAGATCTCTAGGGCAAGACTTTGGGGGTGGGCGGAACTAGCATACTCATGATAACTCTGGACTCTGCTTTCCTTTGATTGTCCTGGCCTTCAGGAAGtcagtttctccctcccttccttcctttctccttccttccttccttccctttcatttctgttttctgagacagggtcttaactaTGCACTCTGGCTGGTTTGGAGCTCCTTtgcgtagaccaagctggctttgaactcatagagacccaccctcttctacctactgtgtgctgggattaaaggcttgtatcACCATGCCCCGTTATGTCTTTATAAATTAGCACAAAGCTTCCCCAACATATGTGCCATCTCTTGTGAATCCAAAGATGAGTAAATCCTATTTAATTTAAAGCAACAGAACTGTGGTGAGTGTGGTACTAAGGCTTTTCTTAAGCTTATCACTGGCTTGAATTTCACTTGAATGTCCATCATATTCTAAACAATGAccttgctgggttttttttttttcaaagaaactcATGCTAGGGGGCTCAGTAACCAATTAGTTTGTCAAAACAGTTTCTTTTCCAGTCTGTGGCTTGCCAGAAATGGCTTTAGTCATGTTCACAGATGGAcacattgtttattattattgcttgAGGCAGGGCcttatgcatcccaggctggccttaaattccctaggtagccaaggatgaccttgaactgctggccctcccctccccacctccccgaTTATAGCTGTGTACCACTGCGCTGGTTTCatgtggttctggggatggaacctaggaCCCTGCATGCAAGGTGTCACTCTACCACCTGAATCACACCCGAGTCCTGACTACTGCATTTATGTTCCATGGCTTCTGTCccgctctctctcttcctgtccatGGCTTCTGTCccgctctctctcttcctgtccatGGCTTCTGTCccgctctctctcttcctggtggTCTCCTTGCATAGTCTTCATTTTCGTATCAGACAAACCTGGTGGTGATGGCACAGAGGTCTGGCCTCTGGGTCACTGAAGTTAGGACAGGCCACGTTTGAAATACACAACAGACCCCTGTTttgacatcctggtctacagactgatgTGTGGTCATGTCATGAGTAATGGGTACTCACCAAGGTTTCTTTCAATCAGGCAGCAATAACCTTCTAGAGATCTTGAGAAGAAAGTGGTGGAAGTACACCCTCTTGGGGCTTGCTGATGTGGAAGCCAATTATCTGATTGTCAGAGCGTACCAGTACACGACTCTGACCAGTGTCCAGGTAAGAGAGACTCTAGACATTTGGGGGTTTTATGCTTCCTAGAGGAGACCATGTACCCATATATGTTCATCTGTTTTTATTGGACAGCTGTGCATTTGAAGAAGCCCTGCACACAGGTGGATGATAGGTGTTTTCCTGTACAGCATATGCTCTGCTGAGTCATATTTTCTGAAATCACTGAAAATGTACACACATTAATCGCTTTTGAGGCTTCTCACACTATAGCAGATTTAAACAGTTCAGAGCAAAACAAACGTAAATATTTAGCTTGCACTTGCTGTCATGATGCTGACAGAAGATCTGATGTGGTTTTTACTTAAACACAGAAGTGAGTGTGGCTCTGTACTGCAAGGGTGGAGGTTTGTAAGCTGTGTGGGACGTAGGACTGCACTTATGGAGCCTGCTAGATGCACCAGGGGAGGTGGCAACAATGGTGAAACTCTTGTTCCTATTTCTTTGTGAATTTACtttaaaagatgatgatgatgatgatgatgatggtgatgatgatggtgatgatgatggtgatggtgatggtgatgatggtgatgatgatggtgatgatgatggtgatggtgatgatgatgatggtgatgatgatggtgatgatgatggtgatgatgatggtgatgatgatgatggtgatgatgatggtgatggtgatgatgatggtgatgtgtATGAGTACACCATGgtacttgtgtggaggtcaggtgacaactctgtggagtcagcCCTTTCCACCCATCTTTCCATGAGTtccggggattgaacttgggcctCCACGCTTGCCCAGCGAGCACCTTcacgcactgagccatctctccagtcaacTGTTGGGTTTATTCTTGCTggattgaaagaaaaatattccttcATAGCAGTACTTCTCAACTTTGTCCTGTGCTGAGAAAGACTGAGTCCGCTCGTCTTAGTGTTAGCAGACGATGAGACTTGTCATGTGCCCGACTTGCCTTGACTTAACAACCAACTGTTCCATAAGTGGAGGTGAGAGTGGGAAGATGCACCCCTGTCAGGTTTAGACTTCGGAGTTTCACGATTTTGTAACTCTTTTGTTTCTCAAGAaaaggtcttgctgtgtatcccTGAATAGCTTGGTCCTCACTATGTCCTGAATTTACAAACTgtacccaacccccaccccaagtgagccactgtgcctggtttctatagctttttgtagaccaggctggcctcaaactcacagtgatccacctacctctgcctcccaagtgatgggattaaaggcatgcaccaccacgccaggccaggcctatagcttaaaaaaaaaaaaaaagacagtgtcttatgtattccaggctggtctccgttgtagctgaggatgaccctgaacttctctcttcctgcctccacctcccaagtgctgtgattataggtaaTCCGCCGCCACATTTGTTTTCTGCAGCACTAGCTGTGGATTGAAGCCAAGGCTTTATGCTTGCTTGGCAAACACTCTCCTCACCCTAATCCTCCTTTtccaatgttttaaatgttttaatgtgtgtgtgtgtgtgtgtgtgtgtgtgtgtgtgtgtgtgtgtgtgtgtgtgtgtgtgaaccgaacttatcaaaaaagaaaaggaccacCGCCTCCAAGAGAACAAAAAGCAGCGGCATTTCAGAGAGTGGGTGGGACCCGACATCACTGGATCTGGGCCCAGCATTTTGCCTTTTGGCTCAGAGCCTGGCTGGCTGGAGATTACTCAGTAACAGAGTTGGGGCTGAAGCCTCTCTAGTTCTTCCCCCAACATAAGCACCCCATCCTTGTCATGCCCCATCCGGCGTTCTTAAAGGTAGATAAAATTTACATTCGATATGAAGACATACTTTTTGATAAGATGTCTTCTGCAATAGTGTTTAGAGTGGGCTTTtcctatcttatttttattatgtaagaAGTACAGCTTAGACCCTGCTAAGCCATCATGGGTAGATTCCACTGGTGTCTTCCTGGATACTGCTTAATGGTTGGTTGTTCAGGAAGGCTCAAGAAAACACTCAGGAGACTAAAGAGTAAACGGTATGGCAGGGCCCATGGGTACACGTGGTATGCTGACATCCAGTGATGGCACTGCCATGGAAACAAGCAATAAACTTCAGTAGCTGGGATCCTTCAGACTGCTGGAGGCTTAAGGCTCTGACTTGTCCATGACAGGCACGGAGAAAAGCAGTAACAAACTTAAGACACCACGGAGTGAGCAGTGAAGTGGAAGTTTCAGAAACAAACTTAAGACACCACAGAGTGAGCAGTGAAGTGGAAGTTTCAGAAGTAGAATTAGTGTATGGTACACgtttacatttttattcctgGTGCATTTATTTCATGCATCAAGAGTTATCCTTCAGGGCTtgcagagatggcttggtggttaagaatgcttgctgtccTCGCGACTAATTGGAGTTGTTTCCAGCattcatgtcaggtggctcacagttgcctgcagctccagccccaggagagccAAGACCATCTTCTGGCCGACGCATCCACCCGTGCCCACctccaaattaatttttttccaatgtATTTTATCCTTGAATTCACACACAAACGAAGTCAAAGTAAGAACCGAGTGAATTCTCTATCCTTTCTTATACTGCCAGGGATTTTGGATTTGCTATACTTTGAGTACTCTTGGTCCCCACTTGATCAGATGGGCAGTATGAGGGGCATAGCAATTATCCTATGGACCCACAACGATGGAGGAACATACGCTAATGATGAGGAGGGAGCAAGCATCTGCCTCATGTGGTAGACCGGAACTCTGTATCTGGGAGATGGTGTCTGTTCCTTTATGGTAACCTGCACTTGGTAGTACTGTGCTCAGTTACAATTAAATGTTGGACTTTGTGATGTGTAATTTCATGTCTGTCTAATCTAATGTGTGCTTCCCAGGATAGGGCTCCTATCTTGTTCAAATTTATATTCTCAGTTCCTTTTATGATGTACCCCGCCATGGCTctgtgcttgccaggcaagtgctctgtcactgagttgAATAGCCAAACCCTCTTACAGAGTCTTGGACATTGGACATGCTTAATAAATATCTGTTGACAGTGTAAATGGATGTCCTGGAAGGAGACTCGGCTTCCTGAATTTGAAGATAAACACAGAGGGTAATTCAGAGGCTCCTGGGTAGGATGAATAAATTCAGCCCTCGaggctctttgtttgtttgttttgaggcagatatcatgtaccccaggctggtctagaatttgCTATAAAAGtcaaaggtgaccttgaactcctaatcatCCTGCGGCTACCTCTAAAGCACTGATTTTATACAGTattagagatcaaactcagggcatgtcctgctaggcaagcactctaccaactgagctacaacccaGTCTGACTTTTAACCATATGATTTGGGGCAACTAATCTCTGTTTAGACTTTGGAGTTTTATGTGCACATCTAAAAGGGGCTTGCAGTCCCAATGTCACACGGTTCCCATGAGGATTACATGAGTTAACCCAGGCACATCGCTCGTGTGCAGGGCCAGAGACAATAAATGTTCCACGAGCGCTTCCTCCTGTCACAGCTCAATCATGCTTTTTTGTTTCAAGCTGCTGAGATGTTTGGCTCTGCTCGGTTTTTCTTCCCATGCAGCTCTTGGACTGCTTTGGGATTCCTGTGTTGATGGCTCTCTCCTGGTTCATCCTCCGGGCAAGATACAAAGTGATCCACTTCATCGCcgtgtttgtctgtctgctggGTGTAGGGACCATGGTTGGTGCAGACATATTAGCGGGGAGAGAAGACAGTTCAGGTGAGACCGTGTCATTTGCTCGGCCATGGAAGTGTATTTGCTCATGTTTTCAGGGGAGTTTGGCAAGGGCACACTGGCAGAGAGAGTGGGCGATGGAGGGACTCTGCCGAAGGTGAGCAAGAGAGGCCGTGCTGTGAGCAAGTGTGTGCTCACTtgctggggtgcccctccccagTGAGGTGTGTTGGTGTTCTTTCTCAGCGCTCTGCATTTCCTCTAGCACTTTGCTTCTAAACATTtggtttggtgattttttttttttttttctgtttaactgCATTTTCCCACTTAAGCatgtttagaattttattttaaatatatttgtagaaATAATCTTTTCCTTAAAACGTTTTTGGATTAGTTACTCCAAAACCTTATATTTTTGAGCtagctctcttttttttctcctcctttatgTCAATTCCTacgctctttctttttctccctccatttttcatcctttcttctctctgtctccttccttccttccttcctccctccctccctcccttcctttcattctaacccctctcctccctccctccctgctccatctttcctttccttctttccttgaattaaaaaactcaaaatcctccctcctcagccctgccccACCCTGATTGCTGGGGGACAGCCCCCTGTGCCCCCACACTCAGAACTGCTTCCTTCATTTATATCAAAAAAGAGACTTGGCTGGAAACCTCTTTTTAATGAGTCTGTTGATTTGAGTGCTTTGgtgtgttcctttttttctttttctgtttttgtttttgtttttttgggacaggccTTTTTtgtatatccctggctgccctgaaactcattctgtagactgggctgacctcaaactcagagatttgcttaACTCTGCTATTGGGGTTGAAATATGCCACTACCACCTCGCTGGAATATTTCAACTGACAATATTGATGCTAAACCAGGTCTGAATCTCCAAGGTGACTTTAGGATCTCCTTGGATCAAGATAAACTCACTTCTTTTGCCAAGCATTCCTCCCTATAGTTCTAAACAATACACTGTTTCTTTTAGTGTTTTCCTTTCCTACAGTTCATGGGCTTGTCATCTCTGTAAATGGCTTTCTTTCACGATGGCGTCCAGTACCATCTTTCAGTCTGTTGGACTCCCAGGGggtaaaaatgtgaaaatcacaGCAGTTGTTGTGCCCGACAGTAAGGACAAGAGCCTTTAAACTTATAGAAactaggattaaataaagtttgaTTCAAATGAACAGAGTTTGGTAACTCCTGGTTTGCCTGCTGacaacacatttctttttgtgtcttACTGCCCTGCAGGGAGTGATGTTCTGATTGGTGACATCTTGGTCCTTCTTGGGGCTTCCCTGTATGCCGTGTccaatgtatgtgaagaatacaTTGTGAAGAAGCTGAGCAGGCGGGAGTTTTTAGGAATGGTGGGCCTATTTGGAACGATTATCAGTGGCATACAGCTGTAAGAATCTAAAATTTttcataaagacaaaaacaaatatggGAGTAGGGGGCAGAGGGCTGCACAGTTAGGGAGGGGGAGTGACTTATAGCAAAGTATAAtgacatatatgtgaatatgtcaAAATAAATAGCCAGCAAAATGCCTCAGTAGGTgagggtgcctgctgccaagcttgatgatggcttgagttcaatccctgggacccacatggtagagagaaggaactcctgcaagttttcctctcccctccaaacacacacacacacacacacacacacacacacacacacacacacacacacacacacacaataaattgcaaaatgaaacccattacttaacatgcaaacttattttttattttatttttatttttttcatattttggttttttgagacagggtttctttgtgtggtcttggctgtcctagactcactttgtagaccaggatggtcttgaactcatgcgatctgcctgcctctgcctcccgagtgctgagattaaaggtgtgtgccaccatgcccggctttacttatttatttatttatttatttatttatttatttaaatcagtaagtaggggctagagaaatggctcagcggttaagataTCATGTTGCTTTGCCAGAGGACTCAGGGGCACTGGTTCTCAGCACCAATATAAAGGCTCAGAGCCAttgtaattccatttccaggggacccaaccAAGGGCTCCAGTGCACACATGGTatagagacatacatgcaggctaagcactcatacacatataataaaaacaaaaatctaaaaacaataagaaaacatttgataGATGATTACTTTCTCTAACACTAATATTTGTTTAACACCAAATCACATTTGAAATCAATAACTTgataaaaatctaataaaagattcttttttcttaacttgtttggtttttgagacaaggtcttacactGTAACTTAAGCAGTCACTGTACTGCCCAggttcatggcaatcctcctgcctcagcctcctgagtgctgggattacaagtgtgagccacatGCCTGTctggatatttttatattcttttttttcttttctgagacagagtctcactgtgtgccctccactgtcctggaactcactctgtagaccaggttggtctcgatctcgggtctgcctgcctctgcctcccaagtgctgggattaaaggcgtgcaccaccatccaGCAGACGTTTTCAtattctaaggaaaaaaattaaaactcaacaTAACTCTTTCCCTTAGCCAAATTACAGCTTCTAAGCTTTCTATAAAGTAAGATGTGGACCTTTACACagcttcttgttttggttttagattgATTGTGGAGTATAAGGGCATTGCCAGGATCCAGTGGGACTGGAAAATCGGTATGTACTTTAAACGATGACTTTTTAAGTCAACAGTCTGTCCTTTAACTGACAAAAATGCACACCAAGAAATTAATACCTCATTTTAGTCATATTTTCATATCTTTGGGAATCCGTACCAGTGATGACGGTTTGCTCTGAGAATTGGTGGGTTAGTCTCTGTTATGATTAATTCTTAATCTTTGTCTGAAGGATTAGCTTTTCTTTCCTAGGAATTCCGAATAAAACCAAGACTGACCCTTTCACCATAGCTATCAAGTAAACATATTGACATCTTCGTTCCTTCACCTTTTAAAGGTTATCATGGGCTTCATGTAATTTGTGAAGCATTCATCTCAAGCAAAGGATGGTTGTGTAATCAACTGCTGCCCACTGTTGCTCCACTCCTTTGATGTCCTTGGGCATTTCTGGGAATAAAACAGAAGGTGTTAGGATAGTTGGGGAAGATTTGAACCTTGATCATGGTCAGGAAGTCGCTAAATAGTACATAAATGTTGCCGAAGATTGAATGCTATGATTACATAATGCAGGGAAATTAAATATCTTAGATGtcccgagagagagagaaagagagagagaaagagagagagagagagagagagagagagagagagagagagagagagagagagagaatgtactAAGCATAggatgtgcttgcctctgcctcccgagcgctgggattaaaggcatgcgccaccatgcccggcaatgGGCTGAATTAAATATAGTGGATCTAATGCCCATCTTTGATGTCCTAAAAATACTTTATTGTGAATCTAGTCATACATACGACATCtaaccaacaaatcaaataaaagcaGCCAAGGGCCAATGaggaactttatttttttgacatGTGATACTGACCTGGCCATCCTTTTGTCTCGGGAGGGTGGATAATGCAGGATGATACAGCTGTTGCCTTGGTCACAGCCCTGTGGATCATCCAGCTCCCTGCTGGATCTTCACAATGTGTTATTTTATGATTACTATTTTCCAGAAAGCTTtgcgtttctctctctctttctctctctctctgtgtgtgtgtgtgtgtgtgtgtgtgtgtgttttagaacaTTGACGGTTAAAGAGAAGCTTTGCAGGGAGTTTGTCAGAAGGTCAGGAAGTTTTCAGTGGGATTCAAACTCTAAGCACCTTGTCTCCTGATTTCTCTTCGTCACTTGAGCTATTCCATTTCTTCACAGCCTTGCTGTTTGTGGCATTTGCCCTCTGTATGTTTTGCCTGTACAGCTTCATGCCATTGGTGATTAAAGTCACCAGTGCCACCTCAGTCAACTTGGGCATCCTGACAGCTGACCTCTACAGCTTTTTCTTTGGACTTTTCCTATTCGAGTATAAGGTAAGAAAACAGACCATGTTCAAATAAGGAAACATTTTAAGGATTAAaacaaatttacttatttatttgagacagagtcttaggtatctcaggctagcctgagactcactgtgcagctgaggataaccttcAACTTCCGTTTTCTTATGCTTGGCTTCTGCATTGTTGGAGAGGTGGGCCATGGGCAAGCACTCCCCAGTTGAGATATACCCCCAACTCAAAAATAAGGtttgttcattctttctctctctctttctttttttgttttttgagacatggtttctctgtgtagccctggctgtcctggaattagctctgtagaccaggctggcctatgactcacagagattggcctgcctctgctttctgagtactggtgaaggtgtgcatcatcatgtCTATCTAAAATGAGTTTCTTTAAGACCCTGGATCTAAAactaaaatgttcttgttttcttaacAATAATCTCACTGGGCAggcttcatttattttgttgctgctaaCAGCTTAGAAGCTGGTCTGAAGAAGAATTCTCCTtctaagccttttctttttttaaatttatttttatttttattttttggtttttcgagacaaggtctctctgtgtagccttgactgtcctggactcattctgtaaaccaggccggcctcgaactcacagcgatccgcttgtctctgcctcccaagtgctgggattaaaggtgtgcaccaccaccacctggctcctttTAAATCTTTTCAAAGTGATAAAATACAGCAAGTTTCCTCTTTGATGTAtagctgaga from Acomys russatus chromosome 14, mAcoRus1.1, whole genome shotgun sequence includes the following:
- the Slc35f2 gene encoding solute carrier family 35 member F2, yielding MICRTSRAEEHQDASERRLLSSGPGHFSGFRASEAWRDPMEAESPARAGVTEPQAQGAVGTIGSLLSRIRAKLFTWAILKTIALGQMLSLCICGTAITSQYLAEKYQVNTPMLQSFINYCLLFLVYTVMLAFQSGSNNLLEILRRKWWKYTLLGLADVEANYLIVRAYQYTTLTSVQLLDCFGIPVLMALSWFILRARYKVIHFIAVFVCLLGVGTMVGADILAGREDSSGSDVLIGDILVLLGASLYAVSNVCEEYIVKKLSRREFLGMVGLFGTIISGIQLLIVEYKGIARIQWDWKIALLFVAFALCMFCLYSFMPLVIKVTSATSVNLGILTADLYSFFFGLFLFEYKFSGLYILSFTIIMVGFILYCSTPTRTAEPAESSVPPVTSIGIDNLALKLEESSVSETHSAGL